A portion of the Symphalangus syndactylus isolate Jambi chromosome 13, NHGRI_mSymSyn1-v2.1_pri, whole genome shotgun sequence genome contains these proteins:
- the UNC119B gene encoding protein unc-119 homolog B: protein MSGSNPKAAAAASAAGPGGLVAGKEEKKKAGGGVLNRLKARRQAPHHAADDGVGAAVTEQELLALDTIRPEHVLRLSRVTENYLCKPEDNIYSIDFTRFKIRDLETGTVLFEIAKPCVSDQEEDEEEGGGDVDISAGRFVRYQFTPAFLRLRTVGATVEFTVGDKPVSNFRMIERHYFREHLLKNFDFDFGFCIPSSRNTCEHIYEFPQLSEDVIRLMIENPYETRSDSFYFVDNKLIMHNKADYAYNGGQ from the exons ATGAGTGGGTCTAACCCGAAGGCTGCGGCCGCGGCGTCGGCGGCTGGGCCCGGGGGGCTGGTGGCTggcaaggaagagaagaagaaggcgGGCGGCGGCGTCCTGAACCGCCTGAAGGCGCGGCGGCAGGCGCCCCACCACGCGGCCGACGACGGCGTCGGGGCAGCGGTCACGGAGCAGGAGCTGCTGGCGCTGGACACCATCCGGCCCGAGCACGTCCTGCGCCTCAGCCGGGTCACTGAGA ATTATTTATGTAAACCCGAAGACAACATCTACAGTATTGATTTCACCCGCTTCAAAATTCGAGATTTGGAGACAGGGACAGTACTTTTTGAGATTGCCAAACCTTGCGTTTCAG accaggaggaggatgaggaggagggaggtggagaCGTGGACATCAGCGCAGGACGTTTTGTCCGCTATCAGTTCACACCGGCATTTCTCCGCCTCCGGACAGTCGGGGCTAC AGTGGAGTTCACAGTGGGAGACAAACCTGTGTCGAACTTCCGGATGATCGAACGGCACTATTTCCGGGAACACTTGCTGAAAAACTTTGACTTTGATTTTGGCTTCTGCATCCCCAGCAGTAGGAACACTTGTGAACATATCTATGAGTTTCCCCAGCTTTCGGAGGATGTCA TTCGTCTGATGATTGAAAATCCTTATGAGACCCGCTCTGACAGCTTCTACTTTGTTGACAACAAGCTGATAATGCACAACAAGGCTGATTATGCCTATAATGGAGGCCAGTAA